GTAAGCTAGACCCACAGCACatacacaggcagacacaggagCCTGAGCATCTAGACTACAATGCTAATTAAGGACGGTCTCCCCTCACAAGCCTGCCTAGAAACAAAGGGAGAGATTGGTTTATTCTAAATGCCAAAATTTCAACAAAAAGATCACAAGGCAAATCAAGAGGGAAGCATAGCCTGTTTCAAACACCAAAATGGATAGCCATAAAtaaaccacacacagacacacacacacaagaatctgAACTTTGGTTTTTCTTCAAAATCCTTAAAAGTAACTGTCTTAAATATGTTCAATAAGCAAAAAATATGAACAGTCAAATAAAAAACTCAGAAAAGTAATACACTAATTGCATTGTACTTGACAGAATCACTAAAGTTTCAAAAGCATACTTCAGTTGGCCAAGGATACAACCAGCAACTGCCGAGGACACAACATTTGAGATTAGCAAGTCTGGGACAAAAATAGAACACAAAGTAAAAAGAACAGTGGAGTTTATAAAATGCCAagtgcacccacacatacattggatcacaaaagagagaaaacaagaaacttgaaaaaagaaattacaactAGAATCAGCCTAGAGACCACACCAATACTGTCTTCAAGCTGTCAAAACCAAAGGCAACAGAACATCCTGAAAGTGGAGATAAAAAGTAGCTCCTCACGTACAGGGACCCACAGTAAGGCTATCAACAGACTTCTTAGCAGGAACAGACTACTAGAGGCTGTATTAAGGTTATGTCAGCTCTACACTGTGTAATTCCCTCACTAaagaggctgaggtagaaagaGCAAGGTTGAGTTCAAAGCCACAACAGCCTACAAAGTGAGAAAAAATCCCAGGAAAGAAAGTTCTGTCAAGTCAGAGTACTGTGTCTTACCAAAATGGTCCTCAAAAGAAGCAAGAAATTTCTGGCTAAGCAAAAACTGAAAATCATTGCCAGGAGACCTGCACTTTTAAGACGAACTCAAGAGTTCTTCAAATTGAAATGAAAAGGGGCCTAGACATTAACTTCAAGCTACACAAAGACATAAAATGCTTTATCTGTGATACTGTaattctggggtttttttgtttgtttttggtttttttttcccccccgagacagggtttctctgtgtaaccctggctgtcctggaactcactctgtagaccaggctggcctcgaactcagaaatcggcctgcctctgcctcccaagtgctgggattaaaggcctacgccaccaccgcctggcgtaaTTCTGGTTTTTAACTCCCACTTTAAATCTTTttagtagggctggagagatgactcagtggttaagaacactgactgctctgccagaggtcccgagttcaattcccagcaacacatggtggctcacaaccatctgtaatgggatccaatgcactcttctggtgtctgaagacagctacagtgtactcatacaaaaaaataaatctttaaaataaaaaagtcaatcttttaaaaaattctatttataattatttcaaaactAATAGAACACTTATGAATAGAATACTGAGCAAAGATATAAAGCACTGCTGAAAGACTGCAATATTAGGATGTGTACACACTccagagcaatctacagattaatgTGATCCTTATGAAAAACCCAACCATTctttgtagaaaaagaaaacccactcTAAAATCTAGAGATTCTCAAGGGACCTCAAATAGCTCAAAGAACTGAGGAGATGGGGGTGGAAGACTCATATATAAGGAAACCACTATGGTATTGACAAGGTAAACAAACCAGGCTTGAGTGACAGTTCAGAATGTGATGCTTGCTATGCAAGGATACTAGTTCAAATCCCCAACTCCCACATAAAAAGTCAGGCATGAGTGTGCATtaaaaccccagcactggaggacCAGAACCAGGCAGATCTtaggagctcactggccaactAGTCTAGATTAAACAGCTTCTTGTTAGTAAAAGATTAccttggccgggtggtggtggcgcacgcctttaatcccagcacttgggaggcagaggcagatgcagaggcaggtggatttctgagttcgaggccagcctggtctacagagttccaggacagtcaggactacacagagaaaccctgtctcaaaaaaaaaaaaaaaaaaccaccaccaccaccaacaaaaaacaacaacaaaaaaaaaaaaaaaaaaaaaaaaaagaatgaatgaagctGGGTGTTGCCATtacatcataaaaaaaaattatcttaaaatggAGAGAGActtagagcagcggttctcaaccttcctaatcctATGACAACccttttaacacagttcctcatgctgcaGTGACCCCCACCATACAATCCTTTCATTGATACTCCCTAACTGTAACTGTGCTACTGTTATCAACTGTAATGTAAGTACTATCGGATACATAACCCCCAAAGGGTCACGGCCCACAAGGTTGAAAACCACCGACTAAAAAAGTATAGCACAATTAAAGCTTACACTTCATATACACAATCCCCACtaacagcagaaaaagaaaggctCAAAGACAGGAAAAGCATAAAACTCTTAGAAGAAAGTTTTTTAAGAAACTGGATTTGGCAATAATTCTGGGATGAGCCTGTTTgacaaaaatataaaggaaaatttaaaaatagtcagCAGAGTTGAATAAAAGAATCCCCAGGATGGAGAGCTGGCCAAGTGGTTAAAGCACAAGTAACATATTAAAatccagagtttggatccccagaacttaCATAAATGCCAGatagacatggtggctcatctgCAATTCCAAGAGTAACCTGGTTAGCCAGACTAGCCTCATCAGAGGCTATGAATTCAactgagatcctgcctcaataaCGGAGAAAATACTATATACTAAAAGAAGTACTCTCAATATTAACCTTGGACCTccacatagccacacacacaaacacacatgcagacacacaccttacatacatatataagaagAAGGAAAAATCCCCAATATATCCAAAGAATATACAAATGCCCAGTAAGTACATGAAACACTCAAAACTATAAATCATTAACCTCAAATCAAAACCACCATAAAGTATCAACCCTATTTAAGATAGGCACTACCAAAGCACGAACATCCATACACTTgtgtatctacatatatatatatatatatatatatatatatatatgcatatatatgtatatgcatatatatatgtagatacacatgtatatgtatgtatatgcatatgtatgtatataggatAGGATGTAGTcaatggtagaatgcttgccaagTATGGACAATACTCCAGGTTCAATTCACAGAAACAACATACAATGGAGTATTTTCAGCCTTAAAAAAGGAGGGAATTACTGACGACTTGCAAAACCCTGCACTAACtgaaataagccagtcacaaACTGACAAAGGGCCAGCAAGACAAGTCGATGGGTAAAGCACTGCCTTAATCTGCCAACCCAAGTTTgttccctggaacccacataatggGTGGGAAGAAAAGCAActccaaagttgttctctggcatGCATTCCATGCACAGAACTCCCatagagtaagaaaaaaaaggaagaagaaaggcaaatAATGTGGTCCAATTCTGAAAAAGTAAGTACTAACTGTCAGTCTGGAAGAAGAGCATAGGGCCCTCTCCTAGACAGGAGCAGTTCTGTAAGAGCCGCACAGTTAAGGTGATTTCTACTTCACTAGTTAAACACATCTTAGATAGAACTTCAAGTGACTGTATTACCTTTGCATTCTGAAATCACTTCGCACTCTGAAAGATACCAGCCTTCCTCATCTCTTCAAAATCCTTCATGGAATCATAGTTTCTGTAGAAATCTGCATACGCCTTCTTTCTTGGTTCAGCCACGCCAAACTAAAAGGTAACATAGCCAATTACAGAACTTACTTTTCAGACTATCAGaaatatctaaaaacaaaataaactaagaaCATTCTTTATTGAACCATCTGTTTCCTAGACAGGGAGGGGGCCTGCATGGAAGGAAGTCATGTGGCAATAATACAGCCCGACGAAGCTCCTTACTTCCTAGGGACACATGACTCCTATTCTGAGACAGGTTGTGCGTCcacatttgtatgtgtgcttgGTAGGAAGAGTGTGACGTTAAAGatagtacaaaacaaacaaatagcctTCCTTCTAGCAAACCATAAATACTGCCAGTTGACATGGTAACATGATAATATGTCCTGGCTCAGCTTAAGGAGAATGTGGATTTTAAAGAAGCCTAAGGCAGatttaaaagataagaaaatgcCAAGAAGTTATAGGGAATTTACACTTAAAACAAGAACTGAGTCATTTTGCAAATGAGGGAATAGAATCCAAAAATGAAGACTGATTACTTGGAAGGAACGCCTTTATTAATAAAActgctaacaaaaaaaaaaaaaaaaaaaaaaaaaaaaaaaaaaaaaaaagaccaggaagAGGTATGTTCATTTGGCTTTTGTCTTACACACAGATGATCAGCACAGAGGGGAGGAATGGTATTTGAGACCAGGTGGAGTTAAAACAATGGATCAAAGACTAAGCAATAGCCATGGCTGGCATTTGGTGATCCAAATCCATGTCTGGAATATAAAACCCTGCTTGGCGTATCTTCCCAAATTCAGTCATCCTGCACAACACAGTACAACTGCACAGTGCAAATCCACAGTGGTGAGGGCTACAGAACCGCACAGAATCCTGCTAGCTAATGGAGTAGCCTAATGAAGTAAGCACCAGTAAGTTTACTGTTCCTCCTAATTAAATCCCAATTCTTCCAACAAGAGAACAAGAGGAAGGTTCCCAGTGCCACTCTCTAAAGTCCCTCACTATATATAATAGTTAAGTTAGTATCTACATGACAGGGCTAATGAGGTTCAGACAGCTGGAGATTTATGCGGCTGGTTTTGGAGGAAACCTGACTAACAGTGATCCACTTCACAATGTAAACAGAGTCACCCAatgtacaaataaacaaaagcaaataaatttcCACTCTTCCGGAGCTAGGGACACCATTTTCTTTCCCCCACAGACACTAAAGCCCCTAGACTTCCAACTCTGGGACTTGTACCAGGATACTGGTATAAGCTGTTAAAACAGCTAGCTCTTTTCCCCAAGGCTTCTGTATTGGGCAGTATACCAACATTCCCTTGGTGCTCAGAGCTCCAGACttagaataaattataataacaTCAGGtttcttggttgtcagctttacctgggaagagggaacctgtAGGCATGTCCGAAGTGCATTTTTAATTGCTAACTGGTGAAGGGGGACCCAGCCAACTGAGGGCAAGTGCCATCCCTTGGCGGGTAGTCTTAGGTTACACAGACAGCTGAGCAAATGAGGgaagcaagctggtaagcagcactCCGACTCCACTGCGGGCTGTAACCTGCAAGCTAAACACACCCTTCTTCCTCAAGATGATTTTGATCAGTTCTTAtcaatcacagcaacagaaaggggaTTGGAACACTGGGAATTGGAACATTTCTAAAAATGTTAAATGGTTTGTGGTAGGACTTTTCAGCCCAATAAAGAGATTCGATAAATCTTGGTGTCTCTCAATATCCTCAATGGTCATGTTTAAGTGTGCATGCAAATACATCATGCTGCGTTTGTTTCTCTGGAATACCATAATATACTAGGCAAGCCAACCATGAGTTATTtgttagaaaaattatttttcattaacaTAGTTGGAGAGCCAGAAACTTGTTAGTGATCCCAATAAATGAAAACAGCATAATTTTATGACCTCATTGGCCCTAACTTTATAGGAGGAGATTCATGCAGTTACAGAAGGCTACGTGAGGAAGAGGGCAAAAGAGAAAAGATTCAGAAAGCATTAGCCCTGATTTTAAAAACTGGGAGTATCGTGGTGCACACATTTTGATCCCGGCATTTAGTgggtagaggcaggcaaatcacATGGGCTCCATTGCAGTCTTGTctagccagggttatatagtaagaccctatctcaaaaacaaaacaactctgtcAGAAAGCAAATTTCTGTGTATAAACCACTTAGTCTGGTTctttgatatagcaaacacagCTTCATTTGAAGATAGGGTCAACTACACAGGTTCCTGTCACGTTGAAACCTATGGAAAGTATCAGAGGGAAATATCTGGAAGATAAagagtttcttttataaaacctCTTAACTAAGTTTAAAAGATAAATGTTTTAAACAAATGTCTTGTGACCTAAAGCACAAAAAAGCAAGCACATACCTTATAGGCAGCAGCAACTCCCAGCGCCACAGTGAATGCGCCAACAATATGAACCCGCAGACGCCTGGCCAGAAGACCACGCATCTGTGGTTTCGGCAACAGAGAACCGGAACTCATGGCAGCCAATGTCCTTTACAAgtacaacaaaaagtaaaaaaataaaagcacaaattAGAACAGGGTAAGGGATTGAATAAACTCTACATGCACAACGCTATTTTAGTGCCTACAACCCTGGCCTGACTCCTGCAAGGTTTCAGTGATTTAGGCAACTTCATCCTTGCCTGCCCTCTCCTATGCAGTTCCACCATCCGCAACAAGGCTGTACTGGCTCAACCAGCAACcgatgagcaaaaaaaaaaactacgaCAGAAGTGCCCTCATCCACAGAAAGACAGATGCGACCTAGCTGTTGCCTTTTCAGAGTTTACCCTTACGAAGAAAAGCCTTCGACGAGACCTCAGGTCACTGAGCCTGGGACTGGGGCCCAGCAAGAGCCCCGAGAGCCGATGGAGCAGGCGCGACAGGTCAGGGACCCTCCAGCTTCCCAGTCCTACTCCCCCACCAGGCCGACCACCGGGGTCCCTCGGTGCCTGCGTCTCTTCCAAGGTCGCACCCATTACGTAGGCCCCACAGGTCAAACGACCCAATCAAGGTCACCCTGGCCGCGGCAAAATACAAGAGGAAACGGGCCGGGCCGTCCACCAGAGAGGCGGAGGCTCCGTAGATCCTCCAAGGCCCCGACAGCGCACGCGAGTAGACGGCGGGGCCGCCCAAGCACAAAGACCCGCCAGGTCCACAGCCTCCTGCGGACGCGGCGGGGACAAGCGCGGCCACGAGAAAGGTAGGCCCGCGGCTCCACTGGGTTGGGACGTGCAGCACATCCTAGTTCGGCACCCCACGAGAAGCCGAGAACCGCAGTTGTCAAACCCCAGGAGCTCCTCTCGCTCCACCATTCTCACCTCTACACCAACGTCCTTCCCGGTTCTCGGGGAAACGGAGAGTCTTCCAAGAGCACGCATGCGCAGGAGTCTATAGAGGACCCGGCGACGGTGGCCTAAGGAGTTCAAAGTATACAAACGCGCATCAGCTGGTCACTGCTGAAGAAGCCTATGTCGGTTGTACCATGCTTTTCTTCTAAGCGGGACCTTGAAAACGGTCCTGACTACCTACAAGGTTTCTTCAGTAAATTGCAAATATTAATCTTGCCCAGTGTTGTGAACTTATTAAGAAATTCATATATAGTTCGAAAATAATATACTCTATAAACATCATTTTTTTCACATCTTGTAGAATGAAAAAATGGGCGCGCCGGGGCAGTGgcagcgcatgcctttaatcccagcacttgggaggcagaggcaggtggatttctgagttcgaggccagcctggtctacagagtgagttccaggacagccaggactacacagagaaaccctgtctcaaaaaaaacaaaaaaagaaagaaatgtaggaaggaaggaaggaagggagggagggagggagggagggagggagggagggagggagggagggggagagagagagagagagcaagcaagcgAGCGAGAAAAAAATGGGCGCagtaaaaaaaaaccagattagTCTCCGCGTGGGTGAAAAGGGAAACGTTGTATTCCAATGTACCAAGGATGTCTACcgggaaagcagagagaagagatgttGGGGATTGGTGAGGAGGGTGGTTAGCCTGGGTTAAATGAATTAGCTGTGCTTGGGAGAAAGGCAGCCTATGAGGGAGAGTGGGGATAGCCTAGAGGCTGGCAGTGACCTTGACAGACACTACAGCAATAAGTTCATGAAAAAGCTACACTTCCCTTTGCCAGAAAGAAGAACGATTCCTTTAATCAAGCAGGAACGTTTACGCTTCTGAGGGCtttttttctaaatgagaaaAGGTAGCCCTGAGAAAGGGCAAATCTTGGGGGACCTGACACTTGTGTCAAAGGACTGCCCAAACCACGTGCACAAGTATTTTTATTACAGCTACCTTGGCACAAGAAACGCTTGGTTTTGATAAAATTGGTGAAAAGGCCAATTTTAGAGCTGAACAGATATAATTTTAGACCCCGTGCTGGAGATGTCACCCCACTCCACTGCCACAGACTCAATGATCTGCTTGTGTTGGGTTCTTAATAAGAAATAACTTCTGAACGGGAACAGCAGGGATGTTTTTGGAAAGCCAACTAAAGAAGATAACTTTTTTGTGTGTTGGGCTGCTCATCTTACTTTAGTGACGTCAACTAGATTCACAGGTGTTAAGTCAACTGAGTAAGCCCACTTTATACATATGCAGGGTTTTAAGGGCTTGGGAACCCTGGTTTAGCAGTGAAGCACAAGCCATCACAATATATGGAGAATAACTGAAGGTGTAAAACCACTGAACTGGGCCACCCATGGTTAGAAAGAATGGTTCACCGGAATCAGAGTACCAGGGCTATGGTCAATGCCACCAGCAAGAGCAGAACTGCTACCACAAGTTTTGAGCCAAATTTAAAACAAGCTTTACTAAATACTGGCCAGTTCGATGAACAGGGTCCAGGTACATACCTAGAATTCCCAGAGTATGGCACCAAATTACAAATTAGTAAGAGGCTTATAAAGGTAAACCCTAAAAGGTCAGTACTTCTCACTTTCGTCCAATCAGG
The window above is part of the Arvicanthis niloticus isolate mArvNil1 chromosome 13, mArvNil1.pat.X, whole genome shotgun sequence genome. Proteins encoded here:
- the Cox6c gene encoding cytochrome c oxidase subunit 6C, whose translation is MSSGSLLPKPQMRGLLARRLRVHIVGAFTVALGVAAAYKFGVAEPRKKAYADFYRNYDSMKDFEEMRKAGIFQSAK